The sequence AAGGCGAGGTCCCTCCTATTCTCGACAATTGAAACGCTCAAGTCGATACTAAACTACAGTAAAGCTCCACGGGGTCTTTTTGTCCTGGTGGAAGTAGGCCGCGTCTTCACAGCCATCGCAATTTCGCCGAGTGAAGGCTTAAGACAGTTGTCAGCTCGTTACGCCTTTCGTGCAGGTCGGAACTTACCCGACAAGGAACTTCGCTACCGTAGAACAGTTATAGTTACTGCTGCCGTTTACCGGAGCTTGAGTTCGTGGCCACTTGTCTTGCGACAAGAACCACTCCCCTTAACTTACCGGCACTGGGCAGGCGTCAGCCCGTATACTGCGGCTTTCGCCTTTGCACGGACCTGTGTTTTTGATAAACAGTCGACTGACAAACTTTAGCTTCGCCCCGCCGTAGGCGGGGAGGACATCTTGCGAACTTACGTCCAGCTTGTTTGCCGAGTTCCTTAAGCCTCCTTCTCTCGCCCGCCTTAGACTACTCGTCCAACCCACCTGTGTTGGTTTGAGGTACGGCTTATTTTGAATCTCGTTGCGAGCCTTTTTTGAAGGACAGAATGTACCAAAATCGCCAATATCTCTATTGACTTTGCATCGCTGCTTGAATAAACAAATAGACAGATTTGCTAGTCTATTCTTCCTCACAGCTTGCACCTACTATATTCACAAGCAGGCTCTGGACATCCCATCCTGTCAACCCCCAACTGATAACGATCCAAAATAAATACTGGAATTTTAACCAGTCATCCATCAGCTACTCCCGCAAATTGCGGGACTTGCCTTAGGTACCGACTAACCCCCCGCTGACGAACATTGCGGGGGAAACCTTGGGTGTTCGGCGTTGCTGATTCTCACAGCAATTGTACGCTACTCATGCCGGCATTCTCACTTCCAAAAACTCCACCCTGCCTTACGGCAGAACTTCACTGTTTTTGGAACGCTCCCCTACCCCCCGCCTTACGGCGGGGCTCTAGCTTCGGTGTTCGGCTTATCCTCGATAAATTTTAGGCGCTTTCTCCTTCAACTAGTGAGCTGTTACGCTTTCTTTAAAGGATGGCTGCTTCTGAGCCAACCTCCTAGCTGTCTGAAGAAGAAAACTTCCTTTCAAACTTAGCCGCAACAACAAGGAAAAACCTTGATGCCGCCGCGAAAAATCGCAGAAACTTAAAGACCTTAGCTGAGAGTCTGGGTTGTTTCCCTTTAGTCACATCAGCTTAGCCCGATGTGGCTGTCTATCTACCCTTTATTAGAGACTATTCGGAGTTTGGTTGAGTGAAGTCGGTTGCCCTCCCTCACCCATCCAGTAGCTCTACCAGCCTCTAATTTTTGGTAGACACGGTCCCTATAGACCTTTCGGGGAGAACCAGCTATCTCCAGGTTCGGTTGGCATATTACCCCTATCCACAAGTCATCCCATGATATTGCAACATCAACGGGTTCGGGCCTCCCACCGCCGTTAGGCGGAGTTCACCCTGCTCATGGATAGATCACCTGGTTTCGGGTCTGCCACACGCTACTAAATCGCGCTATTCGCACTCGGTTTCCCTTCGCCTACTCCGTTTAAGTGGATTAAGCTTGCAGCGTATGAGCAACTCGCCGGCTCATTCTTCAATAGGCACGTCATCACACCTCGCTTCACTCGGTGTTCAAATTCAAAAGTTAAAATTCAAAAGTCAAAAATAATTTGAACTTTGACTTTTACCTTTTGACTTAAGCATCGAGTGAAACGAGATGCTCTGACGGTTTGTTCGCAACTGGTTTCAGTTTCTATTTCACTGGGCGTCCCGCCCTTCTTTTCACCTTTCCCTCACGGTACTAGTTCACTATCGGTTGCAAGTTGTATTTAGCCTTGGGGGATGGTTCCCCCAGCTTCCCACAGTGTATTTGCACCGTGGTACTCAGGAAATCCCAAGGAAGTTTGTTAAGTTTCGCATACAAGGCTTTCACTTTCTATGGCCAGACATTCCAGACTGTTCTGCTACAAAACAAACTTCCTTTAGTGGGCTCCTACAACCTCCCGCTATTTCCGAAGAAACAGCGAGATTTGGGCTCTTCCGCTTTCGCTCTCCGCTACTAACGGAATCACTATTGTTTTCTCTTCCTCGCCTTACTGAGATGTTTCAGTTCAGACGGTTCCCGCCATCAGAGTTATACATACCACAAGTGGCATGTTTTGGCTCCGAGGCACTCCATAAAGGAGTGGGTTTCCCCATTCGGACACCGACGGATCACAGCTTTTTGGCAGCTCCCCGACGACTTTCGCGGCCTTACGCGTCCTTCTTCGGCAACTTGCACCTAGGCATCCACCAATTGCGTGAGTAGACCTTTTTACGGCCTTCCCATTTTCTCTTTCGCTTTACCCGCCAAAATTAATTTGACGAAAGCGATAAGGACAAAATTCTCTTTACTTTTTAAAGTACCTGTGGACCTGAGCGGCTTCGAACCGCTGACCTCTACATTGCAAATGTAGCGCTCTGGCCAACTGAGCTACAGGCCCAAGTCAAAGATTTTTAAAAAGTGCTAACAAATAAAAAACCGACTCTCTTTGAGCCGGTAACCTACATACTTAGGAAAACTCTATAATTTAAAAGCCAACAAATAGGCTTAAAATCTTTAGTAATTCTTAAGTTTATTTTCCATTAAACAATACAAAAAATTTCGGCTCAAAGGCAACAAACATTATAAATGTAAAGTCAAATTTAGTCAATAGTTTAATTATGAACTATGAATAATGGGGTATGGGAAATAGAATATCTAAATTCCAAGCACTAAATTCTAGACAAAAATAATAACTCAAAAGTCAAAAGGCAAAATTCCTGCCTACCGGCAGGACAGCCTACCGTCAGGCAGGCAGGCAAAATTACCAGCCCTAGGCTGGTTGGCCTTGGGCCAACAATTCAAAATTAAAAATTATTTAATTATCTAACAAAACTTTTGAATTTTAACTTTGAATTATTTTATTCTTAATTCTTAAATCGTAAATCTTAATTCTTTTTTACCATTACTACTTACTGCTTTCTACTTACTACTATCTTTCCAGTTCTGACCAACCCCGCCGTAGGCGGGGACCAACTTCGACTATCAGCCATTGCTTAAAATTAACTTTTATCATAAAATAAGTAAGTTCAAGGGTGCGTAGTTCACTGGTAGAACGCTTCTCTGATAAAGAAGAGGTACATGGTTCGATTCCATGCGCACCCACCAGAAACTGACTTTTAGGCTTTGAAAGAGCCATTTTGTGGGCGGCGCACAGCGCCGCCCATTGATTTTGCGGCGTTGCGCGCGCTTCGCGGCCGGCCAAAATGAGGTTCGAGCCAAAGATTTCTTTGGCTATGACCTTTTTAGCAAAAAGGTCATTATCTCTTGCGATTTTTTCCACTTGTAAAGCGGAATTTATCCAATTTCTGAAAGGTTCGAGCCAATCATTCTGCTTTTGTTCAAAACGGATAATTTGCTCCTCCAGCGTCTTTTTCTCGCTCATTAGTTTTGCTTTTCTTTGCCGATATTCTTCTCTGTCTATGTCTTGCTCAAGATAAGCCTCTAAAAGTCGCTGGAGCTTGATATTGATTTCTCTGATTTTCTCTCTTGCTTCTTGAACAAAAGCAGCGCAGGATTGAGCGGCTTCTTTTTCGTCTTTTTCTGCCATTTTCAATAATTCCTCCGCCCAATCCTGCGGCAAAGAAACTTTTTGAATCATCTTTGATAACTGCCGATCAAGTTCTTCTTCTCGGATATATGGCTGGGTGCATCTCATCGCTTTGTTTTTCTTGGTACAGCGGTAATAGATATGTCCTTTTTGAATTTCGGCAGTTATCATCATGCCGCACTCACCACAGCGCAAAAGTCCGGTAAAGGCTTTGGGGATTTTTTCTTTCTTTTGAGGCTTGCCTCTTTGCTTTAATACTTCCTGAACCTTATCAAAAAGTTTCTTTGCAATGATTGGCTCGTGTTTGCCCTCGTGGATTTCTCCTCCATAGCGGAAGTGTCCGTAATAAAAAGGGTTAGAAAGGATAAATTTGATTCTATCTTTGTGGATTCTCTTACCATTACGGGATAAAATCCCGTGGTGCGCCAAAAAGTTGGAGATATCCTCTAAAGTTTTATCGCCTTTGGAGTAATGCTCAAAAGCAGCTTTGATAATTTTGACTTTCTTTTTATCAACAACAATTGTTTTTGTCCTTACATCATTGATATAGCCAATAGGAGCAGGTCCCGGATATTCTCCTCTCCTTACTTTTTGGCGCAAACCTCTTTTAGTGTTTTCGGAAAGAGAATCCACATAATATTTACTTTGCCCAAAAGCAATGTT comes from Patescibacteria group bacterium and encodes:
- a CDS encoding recombinase RecB; protein product: MENPTSQKFFLYARKSTDVEDKQVLSIEAQLTELRAFAKKEGITIVKEFIERQSAKIPGRPIFNEMLKRIEKGEAQGILAWHPDRLARNFVDGGRIIFLLDTGKLQALKFPTFWFEPTPQGKFMLNIAFGQSKYYVDSLSENTKRGLRQKVRRGEYPGPAPIGYINDVRTKTIVVDKKKVKIIKAAFEHYSKGDKTLEDISNFLAHHGILSRNGKRIHKDRIKFILSNPFYYGHFRYGGEIHEGKHEPIIAKKLFDKVQEVLKQRGKPQKKEKIPKAFTGLLRCGECGMMITAEIQKGHIYYRCTKKNKAMRCTQPYIREEELDRQLSKMIQKVSLPQDWAEELLKMAEKDEKEAAQSCAAFVQEAREKIREINIKLQRLLEAYLEQDIDREEYRQRKAKLMSEKKTLEEQIIRFEQKQNDWLEPFRNWINSALQVEKIARDNDLFAKKVIAKEIFGSNLILAGREARATPQNQWAALCAAHKMALSKPKSQFLVGAHGIEPCTSSLSEKRSTSELRTLELTYFMIKVNFKQWLIVEVGPRLRRGWSELER